A genomic stretch from Bos javanicus breed banteng chromosome 3, ARS-OSU_banteng_1.0, whole genome shotgun sequence includes:
- the GADD45A gene encoding growth arrest and DNA damage-inducible protein GADD45 alpha encodes MTLEEFSAGEQKTERMDKVGDALEEVLSKALSQRTITVGVYEAAKLLNVDPDNVVLCLLAADEDDDRDVALQIHFTLIQAFCCENDIDILRVSNPGRLAELLLLETDAGPAASEGAEQPPDLHCVLVTNPHSSQWKDPALSQLICFCRESRYMDQWVPVINLPER; translated from the exons ATGACTTTGGAGGAATTCTCGGCTGGAGAGCAAAAGACCGAAAG GATGGATAAGGTGGGGGATGCCCTCGAGGAAGTGCTCAGCAAAGCCCTGAGTCAGCGCACCATCACCGTCGGGGTGTACGAGGCGGCCAAGCTGCTCAACGT CGACCCGGATAACGTGGTGCTGTGCCTGCTGGCCGCGGACGAGGACGACGACAGGGACGTGGCTCTGCAGATCCACTTCACCCTGATCCAGGCATTCTGCTGCGAGAATGATATCGACATCCTGCGTGTCAGCAACCCGGGCCGGCTGGCCGAACTCTTGCTCCTGGAGACCGATGCGGGCCCCGCGGCCAGCGAGGGCGCAGAGCAGCCCCCGGACCTGCACTGCGTGCTGGTGACG AATCCGCATTCATCACAGTGGAAGGATCCTGCCTTAAGTCAACTTATTTGTTTTTGCCGGGAAAGTCGCTACATGGATCAGTGGGTTCCAGTGATTAATCTCCCTGAACGGTGA